AAACTGTAAAACCAAATGAGAAAAAACTTAGCATTATTCCTTAACAAAAGAGCAAATAGTAGTTAAACAATATAATGATTAATCGAATGGAAAACTGTACTTGATTATCACCAAATGCTCCAAAACTATCCCCATATGGATTTCCAGGTCTATGGAATGATGGGTGGTCTACAAATACCTaaagaggaaaacaaaagaagccATTATTATCAATCTCTTTTAAACATAATTGAGTAACATGAACAAACATCTAAAATCTTACCCAATCAACACCTTCCCGATACTCATGGAAGAAAGCAACCTCTTGTTCCCCTCCAAAGCAAATCACGTTAGTGTGGCCTACATCAATGGCTCCTGAAAACTTCTTGTCCGCAGGAGAACCAGTTAGATATCTAGGAGAAACAACCATAACACGATGTCCTCGTCCGGCTAGAACAACAGGCAAAGAACCACAAACATCTCCCAACCCTCCTGTCTTTGAATAAGGTGCTGCTTCGGCAGTAACAAAAACAATGCTCCTTGTCACTTTTGCTTTAGGCTTCTCTCTTCCACCTACATCCTCTGCTGTTTCTATTCTATCAGAAGTTACATCTTCCTCGGTGTCAATCACAACTTCATGACCTGTAGTAAAAACATCAACTGAGTTCACCAACAATTCATATACAAATTTCTTTAGTCAAACATTGTAATAATACAGTCCCAAGATAGAGACCACATCAAATATGGGACCCGAGCCACATGGACATTGATGTCGACGATCAGAAATGAAGGAAGCTCcgcgacaaaagaaaaatattccaTAAAAGCTCAACCACTAAAGATGAACGACCCAAAAAAATCAGAGGCTAAGCTTGATTACAACATCACGATACATCTCTTATCAGAAGTCATGATGTTGGCACCTGAATTTGACGGAACAACCGTTAAAATCTTAAAGTACATTTCCTCCATGTCACAAATGAGAGCATCCCCATTCATTACCATATCAAGATTGTGTCTTCATCACTACGGCATTTACTATACTATATCGAATCAAATCATTATTCTGGTATTCGCAGATTGCAAAGTTCATGAACAGATTCAAAAATACGAAATTGCGAAACTGAAAAACGATCAGGGTCGAAAGGTCCCAAAAAATTGAGCAGAGAGACTTTACCATTAGGAGGAGACAGATTAAACCCAATAACAGAGCCAGACGAATCTCTCTCGGCACCCAATAGGACACcattttctttctccttctgATCTTCAACAGCTGAAGGAGCGCCATCTTGCGGCCCAGCTTTACTCGACAATGATGCTCTGAGCCTCAGGCCTTCTGTTTTGCATCTTTTCTTCCACAGAGGAGCCAAACCCACTTGCCCAATCACATCATGGTGATTGATCAATTTGGGTCGCACTAAATTTCCGGATAATGATTTGCATGGGAGTAAGGTAGTGAATTTGAGAGACTCCATTTTGAACAAACGCCggaacagagagagaaagagagacagagagggttttagagagagagagactttgaGTCTCGTATAAAAGAAGGGAAGGTATCTAAATATGAATGACCTTTGAAATTGAAAGTGGAAAGAAAACCAAAGGAAATTTAGATGTCACACACAAACAAAGCAACTACGTACACCTGTTGGGATGAGATATATGAGATCCAGAAATAGCGCCAAAAGCTTGAGAAACGGATTCACAGCGGCGCGTCACAAATTTGTAGAGTTTCTCAGCCAGTAATATGCTTCCACCTGTTAAAAGACTGGAGCTGAGTTTCTAGCCCAGTAACATGCTTCCACCTGTTAACAGACTGGAGCTGAATTGACGTGGCGGAATAGTGACAGCGAAGATGGTTTCAGTGCCCGACATCGAGCACACGAGATTATGATCCACCAGCATAACGTGGCGCTTTATTAGGGAAACACGTGGATTCGAAGCAGGTGACTGCAGCTTTTTTGCTGAAACCTCTTGAAGACTCTTAACAAAGGTGTCCTTCCCGAGAGTCACATGAAACTGCGGCTTTCcacaattttttatttagtttttctttgtttggctaGGCTTCTCTATTTAGAATTATGTGAGCTACTTACACAatttaagaagaagaaaaaaaatgcaatatACAGTGTTCTCTTGAATTCTTGTACATAAATATGATGTGGGATATATATGTTCAAAGTAACAGTGTATTGACCATTCAGTTAGGGTGGAGTTGAATTCTAGAGTTTTGGAATAATGAATCAGGTTGTACTAAAATTAGCGAGATTTTTGAATTCATGAATTATATTGATGTTCAGTTTAATTATTCGCACTAAAATTAGTAGTTTattgaaaatccaaattaaactCGATCGATAGGTTATGTTTTTTCTCTAAGGTTTCAGTTTAATAGAAAATAGGTTATAGCTAGTGTTTGGTTGAAAGTAATCCAAACTGGAGCGGTTCGAGCGAGATGGACAATGTGTACCCAGTAGGTATTCTCTTTATGAATTATAACTCATCAATTTGTTTCGTACTCCCTCTCTCATCATCTTTCAAGGGAAGGAAATAGAGAATTGATAGTGACATATGAATATTATTAATACTCAATTTTTAGTTAATGGGCTATAACCCATGAAAATAGCTTAAAGCTGATAGGCCCAAGAGGTCGAGGACCTAGCTTGTACAATCATGAAAGTGTGAAACTCCAAATTGATTCTTTACCGGAAACTCTAATTCTCACCCTTATTTTGTGATATCTGGTTTGAGATTTTGGTTTGAGAAATCAGAATGGAAGAGCAAGAAGCTCAAATGGAGATACATGTCTATACAGAACAAGGAATCACAGCAACATTTTCACTCTCTCGGACGGACACCGTGAAAACCCTATTTTCGATTCTCATGGAATCTTTTCCCCCAGCAGCTGAGGATCAATCAGGGTTTCATCTATTTTTTCAGGTACTACAATCaaagcttcttttttttcttttttttcatctgAAGAATTCTTCATGCATTTTCTTATTATGATTTTATGTGTCAGAATATACAACTGAAGCAGAATAATCAAGTAAGAGATGAGATTCAAAGAATAATATACGAGAGTAAACTGGAGGAGCCGGATCAAATATCATTACTGTTTGTCCCCTATCCAAGTTGTGGCAGTGCAAAATGTAATAAGGTTGATTGTCAGTCAGGAAATACACGTTTCAAGTACTACCGCTACGGAAGATTGTGGAAATTGCGCTACTTGTGTAGGACATGCCGAAAGGAGTTCAATTTCGACATGCCACAACCTCCGAGGCCAACCAAGCGGCAATCGTTGCCCGCCAAGACCCCTTCACCACCCCCAAAGATGTGCCTACCGCCCCCTCGACCACCCCCGGTGAGTACTTACACTTGTTTCTTGCTAGTAGCGAGTTTTGATACATTTGATTTACATGCGTATAGTCTAAGTTATTGTTGAGGAGCTGTGCTTGAAAGAATAACATGTACCAACTTCAATTTCTGTCTACGGTTTATTTGCATAAGGAGGTGATGAGGTTTCATCAGCACCTCTTAGCTATTGCATTTTGCTTTGTTCATGTGATACTTTTGAAGTTGGTTGGTTTTCTTCTTTACATGTTGTATGGCAGATCACTCTTATAGTAcgtcttattattatttttctcgaGCTTCTTTGtagctttgtttgtttgtgtgtttcTTCTAggttacttcttcttcttcttcagtctTGGATTTGAGTGATCGAGTACTAGATCACTGCAAAGCTCTACATCAGTACAATGCCCAACTGCAAATGGAGAAATCGactttggaaaagaagaataagGCTTTGGAACAAGCATTGACCTCACTTGAGGTAAATATTCTTCTTGCGACTTTTATTATGGCAGTCACATTCAGATGTATCAACTCAAATCCTACTGTTATCTGCAGGCCTCTTATAGGTTTGAGATCAATGCATTGAGGATGGAGCGAGATGATTTCAAGGAGGAGCGCGATGACACTCTTAGGAAATTCGAGGCTATACTACAGAGTTACAGAATCCATAGGTGATGCCTCCAGTACTCTCTTTTTATTGATCATGGCAAAGGAACCCCAGCGGGTGACCATCTTTCTTTTGTAACAAAGAGGAAAATAGGTATTcaatttggaggaagaaaatTTCAGAGGATGCGCTTCGTGTTATGCACATGTTCAGAAGGGTACATATGCATAAATTCGATATCGAGTTTAAAGTTTAGTCATTGGAGTGCAGAATTTGATTGCCGTGTTTTTGCAGTATCATGAATTTGCAAAAAAATATCATGGTCATATATTGATTCATATCTCGCATACATTATGATACATAATGGACTATTGACCACCatttttgtataatttttcACAGCAAGATACATAATTTATTGCATATTGTATACCTCACAAAAGTCCATAACACAGcttaaataaaacaataaaagagCATATTAAcaaacctcttttttttttctcttttttcttgtaagaaaataaatttaaccGTGGTACCACACATATGGATCAAAGCACAACTAACCGAAATCATGTCTCCAACCATGAACAGCAAGAGGCAGGGCCCAATCTTCGCCATGGGGAGAATCAGGGCTAAAGCCCAATGACGATTTAGCCTGCCCGCGTATCCCGTTACTCTTTGGGCTTGGGCTCTTTGGGATCAAGTAGCTTGCGGGTCCTCCACCCGAACTTGACGAATCGCAACCCGAACCGACTACGGAGCCTTTCTTTGTAGAGGGGTTCCATTGGGGAGTGGGAGGGCTTCGCTGCTTGACCCAGCCCTGACCTCGTACCTTGGCCTTGGCAGACTTGGTTGGTGCCATGTAGCTAGGTACATTGTCCGGGCTTGGTTGGCTTTGTCGAGCTGAGTACTGGTTAGAGTTGGTCATCTCTTGATTGAGTTGACTACGCAAGCTTGGATATGCAATGGAGTCCATTTCTACTGTCCTCTCGGAAAGGTTGTCGTCGGTGGTTTTGGTAGTGGCCGGTGTCATATAAGTGGTCTCTCGTGCTCCCGAGTGGCGGGCATTGTGGGGTTGCGATGACATCCAACCCTCGAGCCAATTCCATCCCCATTGGCCCTTATCACTTTGATTGGTTTGGTGCCCAAAATCACTACCATGAGGAAAGGATTGTAGAAGCTGTTGTTGTTGCTGTAATTGTCAAGTGAAAAGGGGATTAAattaactagctagctagtcttAACAGAAGTAAACTTTGTTCACCCAAAAATGGTACGACAAATGTACAATCTTAAACTTCAACATTATTTGTTTGTACACACTTAAACCGACCACGTAGCTAACTTGCTAGCTTATGTAAGAACTAATATGTTATTCATCATGTTTTACCAATCAAATTGACCTTAACACATCAACGATCGATCACATAAGATGGCAAGCTAATATGGTCAATAAAGTGTGTACAAATGGCTACCATTACTAGAAATGAGAGAGAGCTATACTGACCTGGTAGCTATAAGCGTAAGCAAGAGCTCTCTCCCTTTGGACCACATCATCATGTCTCTTCGAGGCATTTTCCTTGGAATAGCTTTCATTTCTGTGGTGCCTAGTTTGCATTTCATGCTTCTTCACAGGACTTCTCAGCTTATGCTCTTCTTCCAGCTCTACCAATGCTCttaatctttcttcttcatcatcagtatCATTGTCCACATGTTTACGAATCTGCTGCTTGTCATTGGTCAATTGGAGTCGTCGAGCTCGAACTCTTGCTTGTACACGAACTAGTGCCTGCATGCATCGCATTGTCATCTGTGCTTGCTTCCGAACGTTATGGCCTCTCACCAATGCTTGTAACCTCACCAATCCCTTCAACGCCCGTAGAGCTCGTCGAGCCTACAAAAATATAGATTACACTTGGTTATTCATACTGTTGCAAGTACCTTAATAGCTTCAAGTTAAGAAAGACCTTGGCCTAGGAGTGTCAAATCCAGACATGACTCAAACCCGACAACAAACACTACAAAATGCCTATATGACATGATAAATACTTCATAGATATCAACGTGAATAAGATTTTTCCACAATTAATTAATAGTCAAAATAAGAAGAGAGAACCATAAAGTACACCTCTCCTAAATGACCTTATTTATTTCATGTCATATATGTTGCAGACTGTGAAGCTGGATCTGACACATATTCGTGATACCTTAACTAAATTTTGTGTGTACATATTcaaatttaattaagggaaagAGGAGTATTTGTATATTACTAGGTAGCCTCTGTAAAATGACTGTATGAGGGTTGCAGCCCTTTCTTCCACAGAGTAGAACTGACGTCCATAACCAGCCAATCTAACAACTTTAGCCGCCGCTTGAGCTGCTGCTACTGCTGCATCTGCGGCAGCAGCTGTCGCCATTGCCACAGCAATGGCATGGTCTCTGTCTTCATGGTTTGCAGGAGTAGATGCAATGCTCTCATCATTGGTTCTGTCCGGAGAACTCTCTGCCGGAAAATGTTCAAACGACACCACCTCCGGAGCATCATGTTGCTGCCATTTCTCCGCAATCTCCTTCttaacaaaacaaattaaaccACGTTAATTGACAACATTTATGAGAAAAATTAGCACTAAAAGGATGATATTTTGGTTGGGATGATGTGACATCTTAGGTGGCATGACAATTATAAGTCATGACCATGGCAGCTAGGTGTCTTTGCTACATCGATAGTGAATAGAAGTGTATGGTGACATATATGCATGTTGATAGGGGACCATGAATGACACCTTTTTTTAGGCTCATGGTCCTAAACAAAGGCAGTGGCCCAGTACTAATGGGTAGTGCTAGCTCATCTTTAATGTGGTTCCACTAGCTTAGGCAAAAACCATATCCCCTCCCAGCAAGGCAACAATAGAAGATCACTCTGATTGATTCTCCATCCAAAGCTAAATGTTTAAGCATGTGCTAGCTAACTGATTGTTTAGGTGACATCTTAGTAACTAGTAGGAATGATCATATAAACAAGCTAGCAGTTAGCTAGATCAAGTGGTGAAGAATCTGAGGTGAGAAAGTAAGTTCGGCTTAACTTCAGTCAAGAGTTCGATCTCGTCTAATGTAAGtatgatatatatatctatTCGCAATGATCATACAAATTCTTATATAAGAACACATTTGACACACATGCAAACATAAATCACAATAATCTTCGAAGATCAGTCTTTTTGAGCTAGAAGCCTAGAACTCAGTTAATAGCCTAGCGGCACTTGAAGctaaaagagtaatcagaggCCAAGTTAGTTTGCTTCTCCGTCATTATTAAAATTTAGCAAAGAATTTTTGAAACTGAAAATTAATTGTTTGGAAATTGAATTTGGACATTATTAACCTTTTTGTCCGGCGAGTCCTTAGAAGAATGTTTGAAAACTTTCTTAACTGTCGAGAACCAGCTGCTTCCTTTCTTTCCCATCGATATAATCTCCGGCCAAAAGATCGATCGATCTGCTTCACCCCATTTCCCTCAGAACAGCCATTCCGCAAGGTGAAAATTACGCTTCCTGCCATCAAAAAACACGATGAAATGCTAGAAATTAACTTCATATATATCCAGAATGGGAAAGAAATATactaaggaaaatggatctTGATCATAAAAGATAGACGTCACACCTTCGAGCACACCGTCGACGATCACTGATCAGTTTAGCGACACTAACGAAGATCTAAGAGAGAgtggaaagagaaagaagatatATGTGTCTACAGAGAGACAGGCAttgccagagagagagagagagagatgagagttcCCGAAGAATACGAAGGGTGTAGTAGTAGTggtagaagagagagagagagagagagagagagagagtagtgtGGTGAGGGTAATAATAACTGCAAGTCCGCTCAAATCGCCGTTGCTATTTAACTATTTCACGTGTGAATCGATCTAGCTACAACCGTAGTGATTCTTGCAGCTGGGGCTACCCTATTGGACAGCTTCGATACCCTTAACCCTACGAAAGAgtaattagaaaataaaaggcAGATTAAGCAAAGGATTTTGCTAATTAATTTAAATATTATCAGAGATTGAAACACTCATTTCTTTATGGATCATAAGATGCCCGTGTGTTGTGGCTGTTGATGGTGAATTGATGATTGATCGTATGCTCCATTTCGGTCAGAGAAAATTTGAATGTTTAGGTGTGATGTATTAGATGAAGAAGGTCGTATATTTTGTATCACTTCTCTTGCCTAGTTGATTGTTATCTTTGTCTTAATTCATCGTGGACAATTCATTAAATTCATTGTcttaaatttttaattattttatatttgtttCTCTGTAATGATTTTTATTATGAAACG
This portion of the Rosa chinensis cultivar Old Blush chromosome 1, RchiOBHm-V2, whole genome shotgun sequence genome encodes:
- the LOC112183075 gene encoding protein IQ-DOMAIN 1 isoform X1 produces the protein MGKKGSSWFSTVKKVFKHSSKDSPDKKKEIAEKWQQHDAPEVVSFEHFPAESSPDRTNDESIASTPANHEDRDHAIAVAMATAAAADAAVAAAQAAAKVVRLAGYGRQFYSVEERAATLIQSFYRGYLARRALRALKGLVRLQALVRGHNVRKQAQMTMRCMQALVRVQARVRARRLQLTNDKQQIRKHVDNDTDDEEERLRALVELEEEHKLRSPVKKHEMQTRHHRNESYSKENASKRHDDVVQRERALAYAYSYQQQQQLLQSFPHGSDFGHQTNQSDKGQWGWNWLEGWMSSQPHNARHSGARETTYMTPATTKTTDDNLSERTVEMDSIAYPSLRSQLNQEMTNSNQYSARQSQPSPDNVPSYMAPTKSAKAKVRGQGWVKQRSPPTPQWNPSTKKGSVVGSGCDSSSSGGGPASYLIPKSPSPKSNGIRGQAKSSLGFSPDSPHGEDWALPLAVHGWRHDFG
- the LOC112183075 gene encoding protein IQ-DOMAIN 1 isoform X2; translated protein: MGKKGSSWFSTVKKVFKHSSKDSPDKKEIAEKWQQHDAPEVVSFEHFPAESSPDRTNDESIASTPANHEDRDHAIAVAMATAAAADAAVAAAQAAAKVVRLAGYGRQFYSVEERAATLIQSFYRGYLARRALRALKGLVRLQALVRGHNVRKQAQMTMRCMQALVRVQARVRARRLQLTNDKQQIRKHVDNDTDDEEERLRALVELEEEHKLRSPVKKHEMQTRHHRNESYSKENASKRHDDVVQRERALAYAYSYQQQQQLLQSFPHGSDFGHQTNQSDKGQWGWNWLEGWMSSQPHNARHSGARETTYMTPATTKTTDDNLSERTVEMDSIAYPSLRSQLNQEMTNSNQYSARQSQPSPDNVPSYMAPTKSAKAKVRGQGWVKQRSPPTPQWNPSTKKGSVVGSGCDSSSSGGGPASYLIPKSPSPKSNGIRGQAKSSLGFSPDSPHGEDWALPLAVHGWRHDFG